The Candidatus Methylacidiphilales bacterium genomic interval TCGCGCGCGATGTGGTGAAGGCGTATTTGGATAAACGGGCGCGGAAGCAGTATTCGCAAGGTGCGGGTGAGGGTGTGCAGGTTAAGTTGGAACAGCCCGCGGGCTTGTCCAGTGGGGAAAGGACCGCGGAAAATGACTGAATCCCGTGGCTTGCGTGATGTGGATTGGACGATGCTGCTGATTGCCCTGCTGCTGGCGGGGATTGGCATTTTGCAGATTTATTCGGCGACACAGAGCGAAGAGGGCAGCAGCCTTTGGTGGAAGCAGTTGATCTTCGTTGGGGCGGGACTGCTGGTTTTTTGGGTTATCAGCCATTTTGATTACCACTCGTTTTTGGGCCAGGCGCCTTACTTGTACGTGGTGTTTACGGTCATACTGTTTGGCTTGATGATTTTCAGCCGGGTAGTGCTCGGGGCGAAGCGATGGATTTCGCTGGGGGGAGGGATGAAACTGCAGCCCTCGGAGTTCATGAAGATCGTGTTGGTGCTTTTCATGGCGCGTTTTTTGGCAGATTTGAAGACCGAGTCTTTGGACAACGTTGACCTGATGAAGTTAATGGGGATTGTATTCATGCCCTTTGTGCTGGTGAATTTGCAGCCGGACTTGGGCACTTCGCTTTGCTACCTGCCCGTGCTGGCGGTGGGCTTACTGCTGGCTGGCATGAACCGGCAGCAGGCGGTGGTGTTGTTGCTGATTGTGATGCTGGTTTTGCCGGTGGGTTGGTTTGTCCTAAAGGATTACCAGCGCGCGCGTTTGACCAGCTTTTTGGATCCGGCGCAGGATCCGCAGGGCTCTGGCTACCAGGTGTTGCAGTCGAAGATCGCAGTTGGATCAGGCGGCATGTGGGGGGCGGGAGTGACGCGGGGAATGCAGATCCAATTGCAGTTTTTGCCCTTTGCCCATACGGATTTTATCTTCGCCGCCTTTGCCGAGGAGCACGGGTTTATCGGCGTGGTGACCGTACTTGGGTTATATTTCCTTTTATTGATGCAAATCCTGCAGAACGCGCAGACCGCACCCGACCGGGCCGGTACAGCCATTTGTATGGGCGTCGCAGGGATTTT includes:
- the rodA gene encoding rod shape-determining protein RodA: MTESRGLRDVDWTMLLIALLLAGIGILQIYSATQSEEGSSLWWKQLIFVGAGLLVFWVISHFDYHSFLGQAPYLYVVFTVILFGLMIFSRVVLGAKRWISLGGGMKLQPSEFMKIVLVLFMARFLADLKTESLDNVDLMKLMGIVFMPFVLVNLQPDLGTSLCYLPVLAVGLLLAGMNRQQAVVLLLIVMLVLPVGWFVLKDYQRARLTSFLDPAQDPQGSGYQVLQSKIAVGSGGMWGAGVTRGMQIQLQFLPFAHTDFIFAAFAEEHGFIGVVTVLGLYFLLLMQILQNAQTAPDRAGTAICMGVAGILLFHVLENVGMVAGLMPVAGIPLPLMSYGGSNILSVFIMLGLVNNVRLRRFLL